The Curtobacterium poinsettiae DNA segment GACCCCAGTACTCCCCCGAACGCACGTCCGCACCGACGGCCGCGTGCACGAGCGGCTGGGCACCGAGGTCCTTGCCCTGGGCCACGATGCGCTGCGCCGGGCGGATCCACTCGGGCTCGGGTCGTGCCGGGCTGACCTCCGGGCGTGCCGGTGACAGGCGGTCGAGCGACAGGCCGGGGTGCGCGACGACGCTCGACACGGACGACCCCGAGTCGGCCAGTCGCCCGGCGAGCTCGAAGCCGAACAGCATCACCGCGAGCTTGCTCCTTGCGTACTGGCGGTGGCTCGAGTACCGACCGACGCCGAGCGGATCGGTCGCGTCGAGCTGGGCGAACCGATGGGCGATCGACCCGAGGTGCACGACCCGGCCGGCTCGTCGTTCGAGCAGGGGCAGGACCAGGGCGGTCCACGCGAAGTGCCCGAGGTGGTTCGTGCCGATCTGCAGCTCGGTGCCCTGTGCCGTGCTCCCCCGCGTCGACGCCCCGACGACCCCGGCGTTGTTCACGACCGCGTCGACGCCGTCGGGCTCCAGCGCGGCGAGTTCGTCGGCAGCGGCACTGACCGAGTCGAGGTCGGCGAGGTCGAGGTGGACGTGCGCGAGCGAGGCGCCGTCGACGTGCCGCCGGATGCTGCGCTCGGCGGCGTCCGCCCGACCGCGGTCGCGCGTCGCCAGCACCACACGGTGCCCCGCCGCGGCGAGCTGCTCGGCGGCGTGGTAGCCGAGCCCGGCGCTCGCACCGGTGACGACGACCGTACGGGCGCCGTCAGCTGACATGCCCGGCCGACTCCATCTGGCGCAGGGCCTTCTTCAGGTCCTGCACCTCGTCGCGCAGTCGCGCCGCGAGCTCGAACTTCAGCTCGGCCGCAGCCTGCAGCATCTGGTCGTTCAGGTCGGCGATGATGGCACCGAGCTGCGTCGCGCCCTCGCCCGCGATGCCGCCGCGCTTGAGGTTCGGCGTGGGCGACCGACGGCCGTCGGTGCCGGGGCGACCCTGCAGGAGCGCCTTCGTGTCGTCGTTCTCGCGCTGCAGGACCTCGGTGATGTCCGCGATCTTCTTGCGCAGCGGCTGGGGGTCGATGCCGCGCTCCAGGTTGTAGGCGACCTGCTTCTCGCGACGGCGATCGGTCTCCTCGATCGCGATCTTCATGGAGTCGGTCATCTTGTCGGCGTACATCAGCACCTGGCCCGACACGTTGCGGGCAGCGCGACCGATCGTCTGGATGAGCGACGTCGACGACCGGAGGAAGCCTTCCTTGTCGGCGTCGAGGATCGCGACGAGCGACACCTCGGGCAGGTCGAGGCCCTCGCGCAGCAGGTTGATGCCGACGAGCACGTCGTAGACGCCCTGCCGCAGCTCGGTCAACAGTTCGACGCGCTTCAGGGTGTCGACGTCGGAGTGCAGGTACCGGACGCGCACGCCGGCGTTCCCGAGGAAGTCGGTGAGTTCCTCCGCCATGCGCTTGGTCAGCGTGGTGACGAGGACGCGTTCGTCCTTCTCGACCCGCTGCTTGATCTCCTCGAGCAGGTCGTCGATCTGGCCGTCGCTCGGCTTGACCACGATCTCTGGGTCGATCAGGCCGGTCGGGCGGATGATCTGCTCGACGACGCTGTCG contains these protein-coding regions:
- a CDS encoding SDR family NAD(P)-dependent oxidoreductase, with the translated sequence MSADGARTVVVTGASAGLGYHAAEQLAAAGHRVVLATRDRGRADAAERSIRRHVDGASLAHVHLDLADLDSVSAAADELAALEPDGVDAVVNNAGVVGASTRGSTAQGTELQIGTNHLGHFAWTALVLPLLERRAGRVVHLGSIAHRFAQLDATDPLGVGRYSSHRQYARSKLAVMLFGFELAGRLADSGSSVSSVVAHPGLSLDRLSPARPEVSPARPEPEWIRPAQRIVAQGKDLGAQPLVHAAVGADVRSGEYWGPAGWMQLRGPAAVVAAEPRAHDRTVAAQLWAASERASGVAFALDALV